A region from the Vicia villosa cultivar HV-30 ecotype Madison, WI linkage group LG3, Vvil1.0, whole genome shotgun sequence genome encodes:
- the LOC131661309 gene encoding splicing factor SF3a60 homolog: MSSTLLEVTRAAHEEVERLERLIVKDLQNEPTSNKDRLFQSHRVRNMIDTITSTTEKLVEIYEDKDSARKDEIAALGGQTATGINVFSAFYDRLKEIREYHRKHPVARVVDANDDPEAILKEEPQIEFSGEEAFGRYLDMHELYHQYVNSKFGEPIEYSAYLDVFSETDKIPRKMKTTRQYREYLENLLEYLIYFFQRTEPLQDLDRIFSKVTNEFEENWATGTVHRWENVNQENGHVPAQHTAIDLDYYSTVEELVEVGPERLKEALAALGLKTGGTVQQRADRLFLTKHTPLEKLDKKHFTKGARGSEKNGVTAAPQEGNLKQENLKEVALMEAKMNRLCDLLDETIVRTKDNIVKKQALTYEEIEAEREEEETQEDSESEDDEQQIYNPLKLPMGWDGKPIPYWLYKLHGLGQEFKCEICGNYSYWGRRAFERHFKEWRHQHGMRCLGIPNTKNFNEITSIEEAKELWKKIQQRQGVNKWRPDLEEEYEDKEGNIYNKKTYTDLQRQGLI; encoded by the exons ATGTCGTCTACTTTGCTGGAAGTGACTCGTGCCGCGCACGAGGAGGTGGAGAGGTTGGAAAGGTTGATAGTGAAGGACCTTCAGAATGAGCCTACATCCAACAAGGATCGTTTGTTTCAGAGCCACCGCGTTAGAAATATGATAGACACCATCACCTCCACCACCGAAAAACTT GTTGAGATTTATGAAGACAAAGACAGTGCAAGGAAGGATGAGATTGCTGCACTGGGAGGACAAACTGCTACTGGAATTAATGTTTTCAGCGCCTTCTACGATAGACTCAAAGAG ATACGAGAGTATCATAGGAAGCATCCGGTTGCACGTGTTGTTGATGCTAATGACGATCCTGAAGCTATTCTTAAAGAGGAACCCCAAATTGAGTTCAGCGGAGAG GAAGCTTTTGGTCGATACTTAGACATGCATGAATTATACCATCAGTATGTCAATTCCAAATTTGGAGAGCCAATTGAGTATTCTGCATACCTTGATGTTTTTTCTGAAACAGATAAGATTCCACGAAAAATGAAAACGACCAG GCAGTACAGGGAGTACCTGGAGAATCTCTTGGAGTATCTGATATATTTTTTCCAGCGGACAGAACCCCTGCAAGATCTTGATCGAATCTTTTCAAag GTCACAAACGAGTTTGAAGAAAATTGGGCCACTGGAACGGTACATAGATGGGAGAATGTCAATCAGGAGAATGGACATGTACCTGCTCAGCACACTGCAATTGATCTTGATTATTACAGTACAGTGGAAGAGCTTGTGGAAGTGGGTCCTGAAAGGTTAAAAGAG GCACTGGCTGCACTGGGACTTAAAACTGGCGGCACTGTGCAGCAACGCGCAGATAGGCTCTTCCTCACCAAG CATACACCTCTTGAAAAGTTGGACAAAAAGCATTTTACCAAGGGAGCGCGTGGTTCAGAAAAAAATGGGGTGACTGCTGCTCCACAAGAAGGAAATTTAAAACAAGAAAATTTGAAAGAAGTTGCATTAATGGAGGCCAAAATGAATAGACTGTGTGATTTGTTagatgag ACAATTGTTCGAACAAAAGACAATATTGTAAAGAAGCAAGCCCTAACTTACGAGGAAATTGAAGCAGAACGTGAGGAG GAAGAGACACAAGAGGACTCTGAAAGCGAAGATGATGAACAGCAGATTTATAATCCCTTAAAATTACCAATGGGATGGGATGGAAAGCCTATACCTTACTGGCTGTATAAATTACATGGCTTGGGTCAG GAATTTAAGTGTGAGATATGTGGGAACTACAGTTATTGGGGACGTCGTGCTTTTGAACGACATTTTAAAGAATGGCGTCATCAACATGGGATGCGGTGCCTGGGTATAccaaatacaaagaatttcaaTGAAATAACATCAATTGAG GAAGCAAAGGAACTCTGGAAGAAAATACAGCAGAGACAAGGAGTAAACAAGTGGCGCCCAGATCTAGAGGAAGAGTATGAAGACAAAGAAGGCAACATCTATAATAAGAAGACATACACTGATTTACAGCGCCAGGGACTGATATAA